A genomic region of Sneathia sanguinegens contains the following coding sequences:
- a CDS encoding LlaJI family restriction endonuclease, whose protein sequence is MRQQEFQIVNDGQTVDKDFVNSWDIFDYCDQYNGSLTISFVGVIIKNEKILFSFPKHYKVDDEHNQVSCMKQILYILSKSKASYGSFDKGIKGEFPIKAYLGILMHYKKYGLYLSNEHYYENGYAGNIDWNRTVNKSNKIIQKKGVIFFPFTIKRTRDKSVFISECMNYVLSDASRYKKFINMIMPYEYINKNNIFKNLRYVLNELKRIRNLYFKDIEKRLINNLIEYIEWKSTTRDNVRLITLKFENYWEVMINEYLNDGFCGIKEDQIIWGENKQNKFFKPEMEYVESVEKRLQYKSRSPYKIQYDHIFIDDDNHKIVLFDSKYFNAEVDQLNYKQLFYHYNLKQKYPEFLIYNGLLLPTEKNYYTKIHVDRTDLDGVKIVEHYINLNSVLDHYSRII, encoded by the coding sequence ATGAGACAACAGGAATTTCAGATAGTAAATGATGGTCAAACTGTTGATAAAGACTTCGTAAACTCTTGGGATATATTTGATTATTGTGATCAATATAATGGAAGTCTTACAATCTCTTTTGTCGGAGTTATTATAAAAAACGAGAAAATTTTATTTTCATTTCCAAAACATTATAAAGTTGATGATGAACACAATCAAGTTTCTTGTATGAAACAAATACTTTATATTTTATCAAAATCAAAAGCAAGTTATGGTAGTTTTGATAAGGGAATAAAAGGAGAATTTCCGATAAAAGCATATTTAGGCATTTTGATGCATTATAAGAAATATGGTTTATATTTATCTAATGAACATTATTATGAAAATGGATATGCAGGAAACATAGATTGGAATAGAACAGTAAATAAATCAAACAAAATCATTCAGAAAAAAGGTGTAATATTTTTCCCATTCACTATTAAGAGGACTAGGGATAAAAGTGTATTTATTAGCGAATGTATGAATTACGTTTTATCCGATGCAAGCAGATATAAGAAATTTATAAATATGATTATGCCGTATGAATATATTAATAAAAACAATATATTCAAAAACTTAAGATATGTACTTAATGAACTAAAAAGGATTAGAAATCTATATTTTAAAGATATAGAAAAAAGGCTTATTAACAATTTGATTGAATATATAGAGTGGAAAAGCACAACTAGAGATAATGTCAGACTTATAACATTGAAATTTGAAAATTATTGGGAAGTAATGATAAATGAATATCTTAACGATGGTTTTTGTGGAATAAAAGAAGATCAAATTATTTGGGGAGAAAACAAACAAAATAAATTCTTTAAGCCAGAAATGGAATATGTAGAAAGCGTAGAAAAAAGATTGCAATATAAGAGCAGAAGTCCATATAAAATACAGTACGATCATATATTTATTGATGATGATAATCACAAAATTGTTCTTTTCGATTCCAAATACTTTAATGCAGAAGTTGATCAACTGAATTATAAACAACTATTCTATCATTATAATTTAAAGCAGAAGTACCCTGAATTTCTTATATACAATGGATTACTGTTACCTACAGAAAAAAACTACTATACAAAAATTCATGTGGATAGAACTGATTTAGATGGAGTTAAGATTGTAGAACACTATATTAACTTGAATTCAGTTCTGGACCATTATTCAAGAATTATATAG
- a CDS encoding ABC transporter permease, with product MNIIEIFKLSIQNLLNFKLRSFLTMLGIIIGISSVVLISSLGAGFQSKLLSDISEDAGSLLEVSFNPKYKSKGILEKEYFTDDDLEILKNFQSIVSATSATTIDKDIREKTKDDYVYTFPADKNYLSTMKPKITAGRYFTEDEINNGANVALIDRRKAKELFGNNAIGKQITLTDGTMNYVVTIVGTVKEIGEELSSTFHDPTIRLTIPKLYAEEINGQKESEYSSIVVRAKDNKSLSMAQKELEQYFKFKTNKTDLYKIKPLQEQIDTITNIMDKISLFIMFVAAISIIVGGIGVMNIMLVSVKERIVEIGLRKAIGAKNKQIINQFLIETIILTLIGGIIGIISGYVLAMLIGIFLKVIPILQVSTMLTAFIISTVTGLIFGIYPAKQAAKLSPIEALRKE from the coding sequence ATGAATATAATAGAAATATTTAAATTATCCATACAAAATTTATTAAATTTTAAATTAAGATCGTTTTTAACTATGTTAGGAATAATAATAGGTATAAGTTCAGTTGTTTTAATTTCATCATTAGGAGCAGGCTTCCAGAGCAAGTTATTATCGGACATATCTGAAGATGCTGGTTCTTTATTAGAAGTTAGTTTTAACCCTAAATATAAATCAAAAGGTATATTAGAAAAAGAATATTTTACAGATGATGATCTTGAAATTCTTAAAAATTTTCAATCGATTGTATCAGCAACAAGTGCTACAACTATTGATAAAGATATTAGGGAAAAAACAAAAGATGATTATGTGTATACTTTTCCTGCAGATAAGAATTACTTATCAACTATGAAACCGAAAATAACAGCTGGAAGATATTTTACAGAAGACGAAATTAATAATGGTGCAAATGTTGCATTAATTGATAGAAGAAAGGCAAAAGAACTTTTTGGAAATAATGCAATAGGAAAACAAATAACTCTTACTGATGGAACTATGAACTATGTAGTAACAATAGTAGGAACAGTAAAAGAAATTGGAGAAGAACTTTCAAGCACATTTCACGATCCTACAATAAGATTAACTATTCCAAAACTTTATGCTGAAGAAATAAATGGTCAAAAAGAAAGTGAATATAGTAGCATAGTAGTAAGAGCAAAAGATAATAAATCTTTATCAATGGCACAAAAAGAATTAGAACAATATTTTAAATTCAAAACTAATAAGACTGATTTATATAAAATAAAACCTTTACAAGAGCAAATTGATACAATAACCAATATTATGGATAAAATATCTTTATTTATAATGTTTGTAGCAGCAATTTCAATAATTGTTGGTGGTATCGGTGTAATGAATATAATGCTTGTTAGTGTAAAAGAAAGAATAGTTGAAATTGGATTAAGAAAAGCAATTGGTGCAAAAAATAAGCAAATAATCAATCAATTTCTTATTGAAACCATAATATTAACGCTTATTGGTGGTATTATAGGCATTATAAGTGGCTATGTTTTAGCGATGTTAATTGGTATTTTCTTAAAAGTTATTCCAATATTACAAGTATCAACGATGTTAACAGCATTTATAATATCGACAGTAACAGGTTTGATATTTGGAATTTATCCAGCGAAGCAGGCAGCGAAATTATCACCAATAGAAGCATTAAGAAAAGAATAA
- a CDS encoding ABC transporter ATP-binding protein: MIKIRNLTKTYHTGKLSVEVLKGLNLDIDNGEYVSIMGPSGSGKSTFLNILGCLDLLSTGEYILDNKNIDNLSDDELSEIRCEKIGFVFQSYNLLSKLTALENVELPAMYLGTKKDVRRKHALELLDLVGLSDRINHKPNEMSGGQKQRVAIARSMINNPKILLADEPTGNLDSKSTEEILQIFKKLNDSGVTIIMVTHEEDVAEHTKRIVRLKDGIINSDMPVIERRGV; this comes from the coding sequence ATGATAAAAATAAGAAATTTAACAAAGACTTATCATACTGGTAAATTATCTGTTGAAGTTCTTAAAGGTTTAAATCTTGATATTGATAATGGTGAATATGTTTCAATAATGGGACCATCGGGTAGTGGAAAATCTACGTTTCTAAATATTTTAGGTTGCCTTGATTTACTTTCAACGGGAGAATATATTTTAGATAATAAAAATATTGATAATTTATCAGATGATGAATTATCTGAAATACGCTGTGAAAAAATAGGCTTTGTATTTCAATCATATAATTTATTATCAAAATTAACAGCATTAGAAAATGTAGAATTACCAGCGATGTATTTAGGTACAAAAAAAGATGTAAGAAGAAAACACGCTTTAGAATTACTTGATTTAGTTGGACTTTCAGATAGAATTAATCATAAACCTAATGAAATGTCTGGTGGACAAAAACAAAGAGTTGCTATTGCAAGATCAATGATTAATAATCCAAAGATTTTACTTGCAGATGAACCAACAGGGAATTTGGATAGTAAATCAACAGAAGAAATTTTACAAATTTTTAAGAAATTAAATGATTCTGGTGTGACTATTATAATGGTTACGCATGAAGAAGATGTAGCCGAACATACAAAAAGAATAGTTAGATTAAAAGATGGAATAATTAATAGCGATATGCCTGTTATTGAAAGAAGAGGTGTATAA
- a CDS encoding efflux RND transporter periplasmic adaptor subunit, protein MITKKKKKRIIISIIIVLLLGIVGGVYLKHSKTSVVAPQTYEIVKKNIDFTYTITGVVESEKIVSVFADNATTVDKVNFRINDTVNKGDILLTFKPNDDNNSQRLNVAKAKAVLPFLREEYEAAKKVFSAGGISKSELNKAKEALESAVIDVKIASSGYKASPRVLIAPISGVITEANADDNYKIDPTRPLYKIEDTENLKITLEVPNYKAKNLSIGQEVTVSSDSLENNEVLSGNIKSIGKISKKSDNTNDAVTLVEVSLNNYSNLKPGDTVEAKISYLSLKNKLIIPLQYILYENNQAYTFILNKKNIVEKRKLVLGKNDNINYEVISGISEHDRLINNSEGLYKEGDKF, encoded by the coding sequence ATGATAACAAAGAAAAAGAAAAAAAGAATAATTATATCTATAATAATAGTACTATTACTTGGTATTGTAGGTGGTGTTTATCTAAAACATTCTAAAACAAGTGTAGTAGCCCCTCAAACTTATGAAATTGTAAAGAAAAATATAGATTTTACATATACTATTACCGGAGTAGTAGAATCTGAAAAAATTGTTTCTGTATTTGCAGATAATGCAACAACAGTAGATAAAGTTAATTTTAGAATAAATGATACAGTCAATAAAGGAGATATTTTATTGACCTTTAAACCAAATGATGATAATAATTCTCAAAGATTAAATGTAGCAAAAGCAAAAGCAGTTTTACCTTTTTTAAGAGAAGAATATGAAGCAGCTAAAAAAGTATTTTCTGCAGGTGGAATATCAAAATCAGAATTAAATAAGGCTAAAGAAGCACTAGAAAGTGCCGTAATTGATGTAAAAATTGCAAGTAGCGGTTACAAAGCTAGTCCAAGAGTTTTGATAGCTCCAATATCAGGAGTAATAACTGAAGCTAATGCGGACGATAATTACAAAATAGATCCAACAAGACCCTTATACAAAATAGAAGATACTGAAAATTTAAAAATAACTTTGGAAGTACCTAATTATAAAGCTAAGAACTTATCTATAGGACAAGAAGTTACAGTTAGCTCAGATTCTTTAGAAAATAATGAAGTTTTATCTGGTAATATAAAAAGCATTGGAAAAATTTCTAAAAAAAGTGATAATACAAATGATGCTGTAACCTTAGTTGAAGTTAGCTTAAATAATTATTCAAATTTAAAGCCAGGAGATACTGTTGAAGCAAAAATTTCATATTTATCACTAAAAAATAAGTTGATTATACCTTTACAATATATTTTATATGAAAATAACCAAGCCTATACTTTCATTTTAAACAAAAAAAATATAGTTGAAAAAAGAAAATTGGTCCTTGGTAAAAATGACAATATAAATTATGAAGTTATTAGTGGTATTTCAGAACATGATAGATTGATTAATAATTCTGAAGGATTGTATAAAGAAGGAGATAAATTTTAA
- a CDS encoding TolC family protein: protein MKKALFMLLILNSFSAYSIQKPNLDLYYKQKKIGSILGDFNKINETFEIGYSKDEKFNINNRISFGYFTHDFKYNTAEKKTLNTISVSKNLRDFAISKKQEILNDYYVNKGKLMNDYYNALDIYSNLIIKKHEISYLTDTISKIKSDKKILETQYKAGVISKIDYDTVVVDLLAYQNKVNILKNDIIELLDSLKQYGFEEKIENIKDFEIKNLDKEKLTKYIEEENYKIKLDNDLIKQKKLHSYLPDINVGANYQFETKNYGVSLNINKLFTLDGSDVVEANLNYVPNKKSLNLKNEMAKYELLYRTYIIDEKKEFLASETYKIDKVKYSVGKLSYKDLTESKVKLDTAKIDLVKSKNNLALYFLKRGL from the coding sequence ATGAAAAAAGCTTTATTTATGCTTCTTATACTAAATAGCTTTTCGGCATATTCAATCCAAAAACCTAATTTAGATTTATATTACAAACAAAAGAAAATTGGCTCTATTTTAGGAGATTTTAATAAAATAAATGAAACTTTTGAAATTGGATATAGTAAAGATGAAAAGTTCAATATTAATAATCGTATAAGTTTTGGATATTTTACTCATGATTTTAAATATAATACAGCAGAAAAAAAGACTTTAAATACTATAAGTGTATCAAAAAATTTAAGAGATTTTGCTATAAGTAAAAAACAAGAAATTTTAAATGATTATTATGTAAATAAAGGCAAACTTATGAATGATTACTATAATGCCTTAGATATTTATTCAAATTTAATTATTAAAAAACATGAAATTTCATATTTAACAGATACTATAAGTAAAATTAAAAGTGATAAAAAAATATTAGAAACTCAATATAAGGCTGGGGTCATATCAAAAATTGACTATGATACTGTAGTTGTAGATTTATTAGCTTATCAAAATAAAGTAAATATTTTAAAAAATGATATAATAGAATTATTAGATTCTCTAAAACAATATGGTTTTGAAGAAAAAATAGAAAATATTAAAGATTTTGAAATAAAAAATTTGGATAAAGAAAAATTAACTAAATATATAGAAGAAGAAAATTATAAAATTAAATTAGATAATGATTTGATTAAACAAAAGAAACTACATTCATATTTACCAGACATTAATGTAGGTGCAAATTATCAATTTGAAACTAAAAATTACGGTGTAAGTCTTAATATTAATAAATTATTTACATTGGATGGTAGTGATGTAGTAGAAGCTAATCTTAATTATGTACCTAATAAAAAAAGTTTAAATTTAAAAAATGAAATGGCTAAATATGAACTTCTTTATAGAACATATATAATTGATGAAAAAAAAGAATTTTTAGCAAGTGAAACATATAAAATAGATAAAGTAAAATATAGTGTAGGTAAGCTTAGTTATAAAGATTTAACAGAATCAAAAGTTAAATTAGATACTGCAAAAATTGATTTAGTTAAAAGTAAAAATAATTTAGCTCTATATTTTTTAAAGAGAGGATTGTGA
- the murJ gene encoding murein biosynthesis integral membrane protein MurJ, producing the protein MFRAGFIVMGINMLSRLLGLIREILVAYFYGSSGLTDAYFASAKISNFFTTLLGEGSLGTVFIPLYTEKKEKLGTKSANEFVYSIMNLVFNFTLTTSIITIIFSRFILKYLIGFNDAQRIETANILLKIMAGYLIFIALSGVVASFLNNHKKFIVSTSTALVFNITIIVGTLLSYKTIGIYGLGISFLLSGIFQFLMQLPMFFKIIKEYKFMINLKDPYVKEFFKLMFPTLIGIFGYQINELIDTNFAAFLKVGTISAINYASRLYLLPVGVFAISLSVVIFPSLTIAVVKENDKLKKSIFIRGLNMLAFLIIPSMLVLFFYSKDIISLIFGYGRFRKDSIIMTAEILKCYSIGLLFFSTNHLLTRAHYVHKDRKIPVFASFFSIMINVLLDYLLYKRYTHMGITLATSTAAMVNFIILFISTRTRYINFSIIKYFLFIIKTLIISIICLVISKHFTNIFLKLLIFALVYFALWSYEIINKKTKLFD; encoded by the coding sequence ATGTTTAGAGCAGGATTTATTGTTATGGGTATCAATATGCTTAGTAGACTTCTTGGTCTAATTAGAGAAATTTTAGTAGCATATTTTTATGGTAGTAGTGGTTTAACAGACGCTTACTTTGCAAGTGCTAAAATATCTAATTTTTTCACAACTTTACTAGGTGAAGGTTCGTTAGGAACCGTTTTTATACCCTTATATACTGAAAAAAAAGAAAAATTAGGAACTAAAAGTGCTAATGAATTTGTTTATTCAATTATGAATTTAGTTTTTAATTTCACATTAACAACATCAATTATTACAATAATTTTTTCTAGATTTATATTGAAATATTTAATTGGATTTAATGACGCACAAAGAATAGAAACAGCTAATATTTTACTAAAAATAATGGCTGGTTATTTAATTTTTATAGCCTTATCAGGTGTAGTTGCATCATTTTTGAATAATCATAAAAAATTTATTGTTTCTACATCAACAGCTTTAGTATTTAATATTACTATTATAGTTGGAACTTTATTATCATATAAAACAATTGGAATTTACGGATTGGGTATTAGTTTTCTTTTATCAGGAATTTTTCAATTTTTAATGCAACTTCCTATGTTTTTTAAAATAATAAAAGAATACAAATTTATGATTAATTTAAAAGATCCCTATGTTAAAGAATTTTTTAAATTGATGTTTCCAACATTAATCGGTATCTTTGGTTACCAAATTAATGAATTAATTGATACTAATTTTGCAGCATTTTTAAAAGTTGGTACTATTAGTGCTATAAATTATGCAAGTAGATTATATTTGCTACCTGTAGGTGTTTTTGCAATTTCATTATCTGTTGTTATCTTTCCAAGTTTAACAATTGCAGTAGTAAAGGAAAATGATAAATTAAAAAAATCTATTTTTATACGTGGTTTAAATATGTTAGCATTTTTAATAATTCCATCAATGTTAGTTTTATTTTTTTACTCAAAAGATATTATAAGCTTGATCTTTGGTTATGGTCGTTTTAGAAAAGATAGCATAATAATGACGGCTGAAATATTGAAATGTTATTCAATAGGTTTATTATTTTTCTCAACAAATCATTTATTAACAAGGGCACATTATGTTCATAAAGATAGAAAAATACCTGTATTTGCTTCATTTTTTTCAATAATGATAAATGTCCTTTTAGATTATTTACTATATAAAAGATATACACATATGGGGATAACATTAGCTACATCAACAGCAGCAATGGTTAATTTTATAATTTTATTTATTTCAACAAGAACAAGATATATTAATTTTTCAATAATAAAATACTTCTTATTTATTATAAAGACTTTGATTATTTCCATAATTTGTCTTGTGATTTCAAAACATTTTACTAATATATTCTTAAAATTATTAATTTTTGCCTTGGTATATTTTGCCTTATGGTCTTATGAAATTATTAATAAAAAAACAAAATTGTTTGATTGA
- a CDS encoding segregation and condensation protein A, with protein MHQIKIENFEGPFDLLLHLIEEKKIDIKTIKISNVIDDYLEVIYKYEKNNLKVKVEFLQMASILLEIKAYSIIRKKNSDINATKLEQKLKEYKLFKEIASIFLENENEFYKSFSKNTGEDYMQDIIEHDNTRLTKENINICLNDIVLRLLGTKDSMKIDVNDDFTVDDAKENILNLPNNRLISFKEILNNKYSKKRIVIFFITILELYKNNLIDLIIDNNEFYIKKGNNV; from the coding sequence GTGCATCAAATAAAAATTGAAAATTTTGAAGGACCTTTTGATTTATTATTGCATTTAATAGAAGAAAAAAAAATTGACATTAAAACAATTAAGATTAGTAATGTGATTGATGATTATTTAGAGGTTATATATAAATATGAAAAAAATAATTTAAAAGTAAAAGTTGAATTTTTACAGATGGCGAGCATTTTATTAGAAATAAAAGCATATTCTATAATTAGGAAAAAAAATTCTGATATTAATGCTACAAAATTGGAACAAAAATTAAAAGAATATAAATTATTCAAAGAAATAGCAAGTATTTTTTTAGAAAATGAAAATGAATTTTATAAATCATTTTCAAAAAATACTGGCGAAGATTATATGCAGGATATTATAGAACATGATAATACAAGATTAACAAAAGAAAATATTAATATTTGCTTAAATGATATAGTATTAAGATTATTAGGAACAAAAGATAGCATGAAAATAGATGTTAATGATGATTTTACTGTTGATGATGCAAAAGAAAATATTTTAAATTTACCGAATAATAGACTGATATCATTTAAAGAAATTTTAAATAATAAATATTCTAAAAAAAGAATAGTTATATTTTTTATTACTATATTAGAATTATATAAAAATAATCTAATAGACCTTATTATCGATAATAATGAATTTTACATAAAAAAGGGGAACAATGTTTAG
- a CDS encoding bifunctional riboflavin kinase/FAD synthetase → MKNVIVLGNFDGVHRGHQKLITMALDYARKNNLKCIVYTFSTLPNNKKYIMTVEEKVNAIKELGVDEVYIDDFYNIKNYMPEEFVKDILIEKLQAKKVFCGFNYTFGHNKIGNIEKLSKLIDTSVVDEIKINDITVSSSVIRKYIEEGLLEKATELLGKPFQISGPVIHGKQLGRTIGFPTANLRLNALKISVPYGVYGAYLEIEGDKKRHLAIMNIGKNPTVNDENTVTAEANIFDFNEDIYGKKICIYLIKRIRAEKKFKNLIELKKQITTDKDLWRSIASASNKN, encoded by the coding sequence ATGAAAAATGTAATAGTTTTAGGGAATTTTGATGGTGTTCATAGGGGACATCAAAAATTAATTACTATGGCTTTAGACTATGCAAGAAAAAATAATTTGAAATGTATAGTTTATACTTTTTCTACCTTACCGAATAATAAAAAATATATTATGACAGTTGAAGAAAAGGTAAATGCTATAAAAGAACTTGGTGTTGATGAAGTATATATTGATGATTTTTATAATATAAAAAATTATATGCCTGAAGAATTTGTAAAAGATATTTTAATAGAAAAATTACAAGCAAAAAAAGTCTTTTGTGGCTTTAATTATACTTTTGGGCACAATAAGATAGGAAATATAGAAAAATTGTCTAAATTAATTGATACAAGTGTTGTGGATGAAATAAAAATCAATGATATAACAGTTTCGAGTAGTGTAATAAGAAAATATATTGAAGAAGGCTTACTTGAAAAGGCAACAGAGTTATTAGGAAAACCTTTCCAAATTTCTGGACCTGTTATACATGGAAAACAATTAGGAAGAACAATAGGCTTTCCTACTGCAAATTTAAGATTAAATGCCTTAAAAATTTCTGTTCCATATGGAGTTTATGGTGCATATCTTGAGATCGAAGGAGATAAAAAAAGACATTTAGCGATAATGAATATAGGAAAAAATCCAACTGTAAATGATGAAAATACGGTAACAGCTGAAGCGAATATATTCGATTTTAATGAAGACATTTATGGTAAAAAAATTTGTATTTATTTAATAAAGCGTATAAGAGCTGAAAAAAAATTCAAAAATTTGATTGAACTAAAGAAGCAAATTACAACTGATAAAGATTTATGGAGGAGTATAGCAAGTGCATCAAATAAAAATTGA
- a CDS encoding HD domain-containing protein, giving the protein MNNYELALKIATEAHKGQVDKAGVPYINHPLTVASLVDTEEEKIVALLHDTIEDTNITEQDLIDYGFPNKIVEAVKLLTHNKNVPYMDYVAKIKDNELARKVKIADLTHNSDLSRLKEITEKDKKRYEKYQKALLYLS; this is encoded by the coding sequence ATGAATAATTATGAATTAGCTTTGAAAATAGCAACTGAAGCACACAAGGGTCAAGTAGATAAAGCAGGAGTTCCATATATTAATCATCCTTTAACTGTAGCAAGTCTTGTTGATACGGAAGAAGAAAAGATAGTTGCATTATTACATGACACTATTGAAGATACGAATATTACTGAACAAGATTTAATAGATTATGGGTTTCCAAATAAAATAGTAGAAGCAGTAAAATTATTGACACATAATAAAAATGTACCATATATGGATTATGTTGCAAAAATTAAAGATAATGAATTAGCTAGAAAAGTAAAAATAGCAGATTTAACACACAATTCAGATTTAAGTAGATTAAAAGAAATAACAGAAAAAGATAAAAAAAGATATGAAAAATATCAAAAGGCATTATTATATTTAAGTTAA
- a CDS encoding DNA alkylation repair protein gives MTIKEELFALQDISYGNFQSKLIPGIPRKHIIGVRVPEGRKLAKRLLKEEKVSKFLEELPHKYYDENMLHGLLISEIKDYDKCIKAVDKFLPFVDNWAVCDIMSPKIFKKNKTALLQKIKEWSISKKTYTCRFGIEMLMTYYLDEDFKPEYLEIPTSIHSKEYYVQMMIAWFFATALAKQWNTTIKYIEDHRLDTKIHNMAIQKARESNRITSKQKEYLKLLKK, from the coding sequence GTGACTATCAAAGAAGAATTATTTGCGTTGCAAGATATTTCTTATGGGAATTTTCAGTCAAAATTGATTCCTGGAATTCCTAGAAAGCATATTATAGGGGTTAGAGTTCCAGAAGGCAGAAAGCTTGCCAAAAGGCTTTTAAAAGAAGAGAAAGTATCTAAATTTCTAGAAGAACTTCCACATAAATACTATGATGAAAATATGCTTCATGGACTACTTATTTCTGAAATAAAGGACTATGATAAATGTATTAAGGCAGTTGATAAGTTTCTACCTTTTGTAGACAATTGGGCTGTTTGTGACATCATGTCTCCTAAAATCTTTAAGAAAAATAAGACGGCACTTTTGCAAAAAATTAAAGAATGGTCCATATCAAAAAAAACATATACCTGTCGCTTTGGAATTGAAATGTTAATGACTTACTATCTTGATGAGGATTTTAAGCCTGAGTATTTGGAAATACCCACTTCTATTCATAGCAAAGAGTATTATGTTCAAATGATGATTGCATGGTTTTTTGCAACAGCTTTGGCAAAGCAATGGAATACAACCATAAAATATATTGAAGATCATCGATTAGATACAAAAATTCACAATATGGCAATACAGAAAGCTCGTGAAAGTAACCGTATTACAAGTAAACAAAAAGAGTATTTAAAGTTACTCAAAAAATAA
- a CDS encoding Fic family protein has product MRFFNYENLARSKWDNEIINLLSQIHEHKGKQELFLTRKPAFLDKLVEIAKIQSVEDSNKIEGIVTTAVRIKELMNQKTTPRNRDEEEILGYRDVLNTIHESYEYIPINSNYILQLHRDLFKYNEKGIGGSYKNTQNSIVEKDKEGNAIERFKPLSPYETPGAIEQICNELNIAFDKKDVDSLLLIPIFIHDFLCIHPFNDGNGRMSRLLTTLLLYKQGYVIGKYISLESKIEKNKDSYYIALEKSGIGWYENKEDSVPFIKYILRTILAAYIDFEERVDYIDEKVPTIELVRNAIDSRLGKFTKSDIMELVPSVGKATIENMLKQLTEKEYIERHGKGRATFYVKK; this is encoded by the coding sequence ATGAGGTTTTTTAATTATGAAAATCTAGCAAGAAGTAAGTGGGATAATGAAATAATAAATCTTCTTTCACAAATTCATGAACACAAAGGAAAACAAGAACTTTTTTTGACACGCAAACCTGCTTTTTTAGATAAATTAGTAGAGATTGCTAAAATTCAAAGCGTAGAAGATTCTAATAAAATAGAGGGAATTGTTACTACAGCAGTCAGAATAAAAGAGTTAATGAATCAAAAAACAACTCCTAGAAATAGGGATGAGGAAGAAATTCTTGGATATAGAGATGTATTAAATACAATTCATGAAAGTTATGAATATATTCCAATCAACAGTAACTATATTTTACAACTTCATAGAGACCTATTTAAGTATAATGAAAAAGGAATTGGTGGTAGTTATAAAAATACGCAGAATTCTATTGTGGAAAAAGATAAAGAGGGTAATGCTATCGAAAGATTTAAGCCATTATCTCCATATGAAACACCAGGTGCAATTGAGCAAATTTGTAATGAATTGAATATAGCTTTTGACAAAAAAGATGTGGATTCGTTGCTTTTAATTCCGATTTTTATTCATGATTTTCTTTGTATTCATCCTTTCAATGACGGAAATGGAAGGATGAGCCGTTTATTAACAACCCTTTTGTTATACAAACAAGGATATGTAATTGGAAAATATATCAGTTTAGAAAGTAAAATAGAAAAAAATAAAGATAGTTATTATATAGCTTTAGAAAAAAGTGGGATAGGTTGGTATGAAAATAAAGAAGATTCTGTGCCATTTATAAAATATATTCTTAGAACCATATTAGCTGCTTATATTGATTTTGAAGAAAGGGTTGATTATATAGACGAAAAAGTGCCTACAATCGAACTTGTGAGAAATGCAATTGATAGTAGATTAGGTAAATTTACTAAAAGTGATATAATGGAATTAGTTCCAAGTGTAGGAAAGGCTACAATCGAAAATATGCTTAAGCAATTGACTGAGAAAGAGTACATTGAAAGGCATGGTAAAGGAAGAGCGACCTTTTATGTAAAAAAGTAA
- a CDS encoding tail tape measure protein — MANRIKGITVEIGGDTTKLQTALKQVSAENKHTQSELRDINRLLKLDPGNTELISQKRL, encoded by the coding sequence TTGGCAAATAGAATAAAAGGGATAACTGTTGAGATTGGTGGAGATACTACCAAATTACAGACAGCTTTAAAACAAGTTAGTGCAGAGAATAAACATACTCAGTCTGAACTTCGTGATATTAACAGACTTCTTAAACTTGATCCTGGCAACACTGAACTTATCTCACAAAAGCGTTTGTAG